A portion of the Microbispora sp. ZYX-F-249 genome contains these proteins:
- a CDS encoding FAD-dependent monooxygenase, translating into MTGPYDRRTAVLIVGGGITGLSAALFLTRLGVRPMLVERHPSTAITPQARAFNPRSMEIYRAAGLEEEIRGRQSILAGLPEMIGAETLAGRERFRVDLLAHVRPPAAVGPADWAMIDQDELERIVRAHAEAGGAEMCFGTELVSFDAGDDGVTAVVRDLGTGAALRVRADYLVAADGHRAGIRDRLGIGADRSGPTTDVSYFVFDADLSAVLRGRRFLLAYLDRPVPGTVLVPLRTYGRWMLGVPSQPERGEPPGDLPEERCAELARLATGVADLGVTLVPPVPGRPGMVSRSTIGGWVAHRFRAGRVFFAGDAAHVVPPAGSYGANTGIADAHNLAWKLAAVLAGRAGQALLDTYERERRPVARLTLETATRHLTGRRTGGDVTGIDDVTMIFGYRYDSAAIVPETPGFGTPDFGTPDFGTPGFGTPGFGTPGFGTPGFVAPAEDPRAPSGRPGLRAPHVWLERAGTRLSTLDLFTGAFTLLTGPDGGEWAAAAAREAGLAVHRIGAGLRDPEDRFLAAYGITATGATLVRPDGFVAWRARELPAGPGRRLRDALTRLLGLDGAAPDRPVLPAWPGPPPPR; encoded by the coding sequence ATGACCGGACCGTACGACCGCAGGACCGCCGTCCTCATCGTGGGAGGGGGCATCACCGGCCTGTCCGCCGCGCTCTTCCTCACCCGTCTGGGGGTCCGCCCGATGCTGGTCGAACGGCATCCGTCCACGGCGATCACGCCCCAGGCGCGCGCGTTCAACCCGCGCTCGATGGAGATCTACCGTGCCGCGGGCCTGGAGGAGGAGATCCGCGGGCGTCAGTCGATCCTGGCCGGCCTTCCGGAGATGATCGGCGCGGAGACGCTCGCCGGCCGGGAGCGTTTCCGCGTCGACCTGCTCGCGCACGTCCGGCCGCCCGCCGCGGTCGGCCCCGCCGACTGGGCGATGATCGACCAGGACGAGCTGGAGCGCATCGTGCGCGCCCATGCCGAAGCCGGCGGCGCGGAGATGTGCTTCGGCACCGAGCTGGTCTCCTTCGACGCCGGCGACGACGGCGTGACGGCCGTCGTCCGCGATCTCGGCACCGGGGCCGCACTCCGGGTCCGCGCCGACTACCTGGTCGCCGCCGACGGCCACCGCGCGGGCATCCGCGACCGGCTCGGCATCGGCGCGGACCGGTCCGGCCCCACGACCGACGTGTCGTATTTCGTCTTCGACGCCGATCTGTCCGCCGTGCTGCGGGGGCGGCGCTTCCTGCTGGCCTACCTCGACCGCCCGGTGCCGGGCACGGTCCTGGTGCCGCTGCGGACGTACGGACGGTGGATGCTCGGCGTGCCCTCGCAGCCGGAGCGGGGAGAGCCTCCCGGCGACCTCCCGGAGGAGCGTTGCGCCGAGCTGGCCCGCCTCGCGACCGGGGTGGCGGACCTCGGCGTCACCCTCGTGCCCCCGGTGCCCGGGCGGCCGGGGATGGTGTCCCGCAGCACGATCGGCGGCTGGGTCGCGCACCGGTTCCGGGCCGGGCGGGTGTTCTTCGCGGGCGACGCCGCCCATGTCGTGCCGCCCGCGGGTTCGTACGGCGCGAACACCGGCATCGCCGACGCCCACAACCTGGCGTGGAAGCTCGCCGCCGTGCTCGCGGGCCGGGCGGGACAGGCGCTGCTGGACACCTACGAGCGGGAACGCCGCCCGGTCGCGCGGCTGACGCTGGAGACCGCGACGCGGCATCTCACCGGCCGCCGCACGGGAGGGGACGTCACCGGGATCGACGACGTGACGATGATCTTCGGCTACCGGTACGACTCCGCGGCGATCGTGCCGGAGACGCCGGGCTTCGGGACACCGGACTTCGGGACACCGGACTTCGGGACGCCGGGTTTCGGGACGCCGGGTTTCGGGACGCCGGGTTTCGGGACGCCGGGCTTCGTGGCGCCGGCCGAGGACCCCCGCGCCCCCAGCGGGCGCCCGGGCCTGCGCGCACCGCACGTGTGGCTGGAGCGGGCGGGGACCAGGTTGTCCACGCTCGACCTGTTCACCGGCGCCTTCACGCTGCTGACCGGCCCGGACGGCGGGGAGTGGGCCGCCGCGGCCGCGCGGGAGGCCGGGCTGGCCGTCCATCGGATCGGCGCCGGCCTGCGCGACCCCGAGGACCGGTTCCTCGCCGCCTACGGCATCACGGCGACCGGCGCGACCCTCGTCCGGCCCGACGGCTTCGTCGCCTGGCGCGCACGCGAGCTGCCCGCGGGCCCGGGGCGCCGGTTGCGGGACGCGCTGACGCGCCTGCTCGGCCTGGACGGCGCGGCGCCCGATCGGCCGGTCCTCCCGGCCTGGCCCGGTCCGCCGCCGCCCCGATAA
- a CDS encoding TetR/AcrR family transcriptional regulator, translating to MPTKPRRSPKPQERQRDPDRTRRLILDAATVEFAAHGYAGARLSAIAARAGVNQQLISYYFEGKEGLYRALGERWRERQSELATPGTPLPEQLRRYALEVLHDPDGVRLLAWSGLEYEGPRTDPDQAPRAERLRGYVDEVRARQAAGLLPDEVDPACLTVMLMAAAMATTTLPHVVEGVCGADPRSPEFVRHYADQVALLGRLLGLDPG from the coding sequence GTGCCCACGAAGCCACGCCGCTCTCCCAAGCCCCAGGAACGGCAGCGCGACCCGGACCGCACCCGCCGGCTCATCCTGGACGCCGCGACGGTGGAGTTCGCCGCGCACGGGTACGCGGGGGCCCGGCTGAGCGCGATCGCCGCAAGGGCAGGGGTCAACCAGCAGCTGATCTCGTACTACTTCGAAGGCAAGGAAGGCCTCTACCGGGCCCTCGGGGAACGCTGGCGGGAGCGCCAGAGCGAGCTGGCGACGCCCGGCACGCCGCTGCCCGAGCAGCTCCGCCGGTACGCGCTGGAGGTGCTGCACGACCCGGACGGTGTCCGGCTGCTGGCGTGGAGCGGCCTGGAGTACGAAGGGCCGCGGACCGACCCCGACCAGGCGCCGCGCGCGGAGCGGCTGCGGGGCTACGTGGACGAGGTCCGCGCACGGCAGGCGGCCGGCCTGCTGCCGGACGAGGTGGACCCGGCCTGTCTCACCGTCATGCTGATGGCCGCCGCGATGGCGACCACGACGCTGCCGCACGTCGTCGAAGGCGTCTGCGGGGCCGATCCCCGCTCCCCCGAGTTCGTCCGGCACTACGCCGACCAGGTCGCCCTCCTCGGCCGGCTCCTCGGACTCGATCCCGGATAG
- a CDS encoding glucarate dehydratase family protein yields the protein MRIREIHVTPVAFRDPPLLNAAGVHEPWALRTIVEVVTDEGLTGLGETYGDLDHLVRVRAAAEALIGHDVYGGNAMYATVAGLVGADVVTDLHGLTGTSSRAKTVDRIFSPFEVACLDIRGKAAGRPVVDLLGGRVRDAVPYSAYLFYKWAGHPGAPDDGFGAALDPEGVVEQARLLIGRYGFGSIKLKGGVFPPEQEVEAVHALRAAFPEHPLRLDPNAVWSVETSIRVGRELDGVLEYLEDPTEGIENMARVAAEVPMPLATNMCVVTPEHIPPAVRQGAIGVLLTDHHYWGGLVRSAHIATLCETFGIELSMHSNSHLGISLAAMTHLAAATPSVTHACDTHTPWQDGQDVVAPGALRFVDGAVPVPDGPGLGVELDRDALAIMNEQYEKCGVRSRDDTTYMRSVDPSFSARRPRW from the coding sequence ATGAGGATCCGCGAGATCCACGTCACGCCGGTCGCCTTCCGCGACCCGCCGCTGCTGAACGCCGCCGGCGTCCACGAGCCGTGGGCGCTGCGCACGATCGTCGAGGTCGTCACCGACGAAGGGCTGACCGGTCTCGGGGAGACCTACGGCGACCTCGACCACCTCGTTCGCGTGCGGGCCGCCGCCGAGGCGCTGATCGGCCACGACGTCTACGGCGGTAACGCGATGTACGCCACCGTGGCCGGCCTCGTCGGAGCCGACGTCGTCACCGACCTGCACGGCCTGACCGGCACCTCCTCGCGGGCCAAGACCGTCGACCGGATCTTCTCCCCCTTCGAGGTCGCCTGCCTGGACATCCGCGGCAAGGCGGCGGGCCGGCCCGTCGTGGACCTGCTCGGCGGCCGGGTGCGCGACGCCGTGCCGTACAGCGCGTACCTGTTCTACAAGTGGGCCGGTCATCCGGGCGCGCCGGACGACGGGTTCGGCGCCGCCCTCGACCCCGAGGGGGTGGTCGAGCAGGCCCGCCTGCTGATCGGCAGGTACGGCTTCGGCTCGATCAAGCTCAAGGGCGGCGTGTTCCCGCCCGAGCAGGAGGTCGAGGCGGTCCACGCGCTGCGTGCGGCGTTCCCGGAGCACCCGCTGCGCCTCGACCCCAACGCCGTCTGGAGCGTGGAGACCTCCATCCGGGTCGGCCGCGAGCTCGACGGCGTGCTCGAATACCTGGAGGACCCCACCGAGGGCATCGAGAACATGGCGCGGGTCGCCGCCGAGGTGCCGATGCCGCTCGCCACGAACATGTGCGTCGTCACCCCCGAGCACATCCCGCCCGCCGTACGCCAGGGCGCGATCGGGGTGCTGCTGACCGACCACCACTACTGGGGCGGTCTGGTGCGCTCGGCGCACATCGCCACGCTGTGCGAGACCTTCGGCATCGAGCTGTCCATGCACAGCAACTCCCACCTCGGGATCAGCCTCGCCGCCATGACGCACCTGGCCGCCGCCACCCCGTCGGTCACCCACGCCTGCGACACCCACACCCCCTGGCAGGACGGCCAGGACGTGGTGGCTCCCGGCGCGCTGCGCTTCGTGGACGGCGCGGTCCCGGTGCCGGACGGCCCGGGGCTCGGGGTGGAGCTCGACCGCGACGCCCTCGCAATCATGAACGAGCAGTATGAGAAGTGCGGGGTCCGCTCCCGCGACGACACGACGTACATGCGGTCCGTCGACCCGTCCTTCTCCGCACGGAGGCCACGCTGGTGA
- a CDS encoding aldehyde dehydrogenase (NADP(+)) codes for MTDQVNDAVESAVERAAAAGEAWRATPPAERAAVLEGVADALLKHAEELWPAAAEETRLPEARLRGEIARTAAQFRLFAEVLRDGGWVEAVIDHPDPGATPPRPDVRRMNHPLGVVAVFAASNFPFAFSVAGGDTVSALAAGCPVVVKAHEGHPRTSDLTASVVRQALPDPGLLGLVHGFETGAPLVKHPLVTAVGFTGSVAGGTAIQKLIDERPDPIPFYGELGSVNPVVVLPSADPAEVASGFAASLTLGVGQFCTNPGLVFVPAEGGFEQAVAEAVGATGGGPMLTDKIREGYLRASGRLAERLTVLAGGGTVDGITPQVFAADLEAFADGLPELAEECFGPAAIVVRYRAPGDLPAVLRRLPGSLTATVHAAAPEEARDLVPALNRLAGRLIWNGWPTGVAVCWAMHHGGPWPASTTPAHTSVGAASIRRWTTPVAYQDWPGDLLPPELRDDNPLGVPQRVDGRLRV; via the coding sequence GTGACTGACCAGGTGAACGACGCCGTCGAGTCGGCGGTGGAGCGGGCCGCCGCGGCGGGCGAGGCGTGGCGGGCGACGCCCCCGGCCGAGCGCGCCGCCGTGCTCGAGGGCGTCGCCGACGCCCTGCTGAAGCACGCCGAGGAGCTGTGGCCGGCCGCGGCGGAGGAGACCCGGCTGCCGGAGGCGCGGCTGCGCGGCGAGATCGCCCGTACGGCCGCGCAGTTCCGCCTGTTCGCCGAGGTCCTGCGGGACGGCGGGTGGGTGGAGGCGGTGATCGACCACCCCGACCCCGGCGCCACCCCGCCGCGTCCCGACGTGCGCCGGATGAACCACCCGCTCGGTGTCGTGGCCGTCTTCGCGGCCAGCAACTTCCCCTTCGCGTTCTCGGTGGCGGGCGGCGACACGGTGTCGGCGCTCGCGGCCGGCTGCCCGGTCGTGGTGAAGGCCCACGAGGGGCACCCCCGCACCTCCGACCTGACCGCCTCCGTCGTACGGCAGGCCCTGCCCGACCCCGGGCTGCTCGGGCTCGTGCACGGGTTCGAAACCGGGGCTCCGCTGGTGAAGCACCCGCTCGTCACGGCGGTCGGCTTCACCGGCTCGGTCGCGGGCGGGACGGCCATCCAGAAGCTGATCGACGAGCGCCCCGACCCCATCCCGTTCTACGGCGAGCTGGGCAGCGTCAACCCGGTCGTCGTGCTGCCCTCGGCCGACCCCGCCGAGGTGGCCTCGGGGTTCGCGGCGTCGCTGACGCTGGGGGTGGGGCAGTTCTGCACCAATCCCGGCCTGGTGTTCGTCCCCGCGGAGGGCGGCTTCGAGCAGGCCGTCGCCGAGGCGGTCGGCGCGACCGGCGGCGGGCCCATGCTCACCGACAAGATCCGCGAGGGCTACCTGCGGGCGTCCGGCCGGCTGGCCGAGCGGCTCACCGTGCTGGCCGGCGGAGGCACGGTGGACGGCATCACCCCGCAGGTCTTCGCCGCCGACCTGGAGGCGTTCGCGGACGGGCTGCCCGAGCTGGCGGAGGAGTGCTTCGGCCCGGCGGCGATCGTCGTCCGCTACCGCGCCCCCGGCGACCTGCCCGCCGTGCTGCGCCGGCTGCCCGGGTCGCTGACCGCGACCGTCCACGCGGCCGCGCCCGAGGAGGCCCGTGACCTCGTCCCGGCCCTCAACCGGCTGGCGGGGCGGCTCATCTGGAACGGCTGGCCCACGGGCGTCGCCGTCTGCTGGGCGATGCACCACGGCGGCCCCTGGCCCGCCTCCACCACCCCGGCGCACACCTCCGTCGGCGCGGCCTCGATCAGGCGCTGGACGACCCCCGTGGCGTACCAGGACTGGCCGGGGGATCTGCTGCCGCCGGAGCTGCGCGACGACAACCCCCTCGGTGTGCCGCAGCGCGTGGACGGCCGGCTGCGCGTCTGA
- a CDS encoding BTAD domain-containing putative transcriptional regulator yields the protein MRFGILGPTEARPDGDRPVPVGGPGLRALLGLLLLGAGKVVTTDRLIDGLYGAEPPSGATNALQAQVSRLRQHLGDLIVREPAGYRLAVDPDDVDASRFERLAAEGRRALDAGDPARAAGLLGQALALWRGPALADVPDAPFAPAQAARLEELRLSAAEDLAEAGLALGRHRDLLPELQERVAAQPLRERSRGQLMRALYAAGRPAEALAVFEDARRVLAGELGADPSAELSAIHLAVLRSDPALAPAAPAVRPVPLTSLVGRDAELERIGALLAEARLVTLTGPGGTGKTRLAIEAAARWPGEVCLVELAPLTDGADVPQAVLGALGLRESAVPIPVPIPVPIPGPGTRPGPADPLARLVAALTLRPVLLVLDNCEHVVDEAARLADRLLAACPGLRVLATGREALGITGERLCPVPPLRVPPPGGEDGAEDALAYPAVRLFAERAAAVRPGIAFGPGDVGHVLRICRALDGLPLALELAAARLRSLPLAQIAARLGTDDPGPEGGAPRFALLSRGSRTAQPRHRTLRAVVEWSWELLDEPERALARRLTVFAGGATLEAAERVCGLPDTDGVLASLVDKSLVEVVDDRYRMLETIRAFCAERLAEAGESESTRRAHLAYFLDLAATADPHLRGPDQVEWLRRLDGERDNLQAALRRAVRAGDVAPALRLLSAVTGYWLLRGLRGEAARPAAELLGGIGGTPPEGLEEEHVVCACLVAWGGTGGPAVDGLVAEVVRRTYVLPMPPRQPFLLVLQAMISGPPTREQLHTMEDLFRVFDRDPWTRTLSRFSLSYLKVFDGRLTEAEHELTGALRQARAVGDIWLRVLVLSAMADVADRRGDHERVEALTNEALDLAERLGAASDVAETLCRRGWARMRSGLADAAKSDFERGAELSRRTGAPETLAAALLGLGELARLAGDVTGARRRYEAALAECTSAWFSVEETRSRVYLALGWAAQMSGAAAEALAWHRRALTTVPGTRSLGMTAAVAEGVAGVALLEGDRGRAAWLLGVAAALRGAPAAGDPDVARIEAGCRTVLGGDAFDRAYAQGMVYAQERVPVAGGITGSTDDAALTIVEGHLSALGG from the coding sequence ATGCGGTTCGGCATCCTCGGCCCGACGGAGGCGCGGCCCGACGGCGACCGCCCGGTGCCGGTCGGCGGGCCCGGGCTGCGCGCGCTGCTCGGCCTGCTGCTGCTGGGCGCCGGGAAGGTCGTCACCACCGACCGCCTGATCGACGGCCTCTACGGCGCGGAGCCGCCGTCCGGGGCGACGAACGCGCTGCAGGCCCAGGTGTCGCGGCTCCGCCAGCACCTCGGCGACCTGATCGTGCGGGAGCCGGCGGGCTACCGGCTGGCGGTGGACCCGGACGACGTGGACGCGTCCCGCTTCGAGCGGCTGGCGGCCGAGGGGCGGCGGGCGCTCGACGCGGGCGACCCCGCCCGGGCCGCCGGCCTGCTCGGCCAGGCGCTCGCCCTCTGGCGCGGGCCGGCGCTGGCCGACGTGCCCGACGCGCCGTTCGCGCCCGCCCAGGCGGCCCGGCTGGAGGAGCTGCGCCTGTCGGCGGCCGAGGACCTCGCCGAGGCGGGACTGGCCCTCGGGCGGCACCGCGACCTGCTGCCCGAGCTGCAGGAACGGGTCGCCGCGCAGCCGTTGCGGGAACGCTCGCGCGGGCAGCTCATGCGCGCGTTGTACGCCGCGGGCCGCCCGGCGGAGGCGCTGGCCGTCTTCGAGGACGCCCGGCGGGTGCTCGCCGGCGAGCTGGGCGCCGACCCGTCGGCGGAGTTGTCGGCGATCCACCTCGCGGTGCTGCGCTCCGACCCGGCGCTCGCCCCGGCCGCGCCCGCCGTACGGCCGGTGCCGCTCACCTCGCTCGTGGGCCGCGACGCCGAGCTCGAACGCATCGGCGCGCTGCTCGCCGAGGCCCGGCTCGTGACGCTCACCGGCCCGGGCGGCACCGGGAAGACCCGGCTGGCGATCGAGGCGGCCGCCCGGTGGCCGGGCGAGGTGTGCCTCGTGGAACTCGCCCCGCTGACCGACGGCGCCGACGTGCCGCAGGCCGTGCTCGGCGCGCTCGGGCTGCGGGAGAGCGCCGTGCCCATCCCCGTGCCCATCCCCGTGCCCATCCCCGGTCCCGGCACCCGGCCGGGCCCGGCCGATCCCCTCGCCCGCCTGGTGGCGGCCCTGACCCTGCGGCCGGTGCTGCTCGTGCTCGACAACTGCGAGCACGTCGTGGACGAGGCGGCCCGGCTCGCCGACCGGCTGCTCGCGGCGTGCCCCGGCCTGCGCGTTCTGGCCACCGGCCGGGAGGCGCTGGGCATCACCGGCGAGCGCCTGTGTCCCGTCCCCCCACTGCGGGTCCCGCCGCCCGGCGGCGAGGACGGCGCCGAGGACGCCCTCGCCTATCCGGCCGTACGGCTGTTCGCCGAGCGGGCGGCCGCCGTACGGCCCGGCATCGCCTTCGGTCCCGGCGACGTCGGGCACGTGCTGCGGATCTGCCGGGCGCTCGACGGGCTGCCGCTGGCGCTCGAACTGGCCGCCGCCCGGTTGCGCTCGCTCCCCCTGGCCCAGATCGCCGCCCGCCTCGGGACCGACGATCCCGGACCGGAGGGCGGCGCTCCCCGCTTCGCGCTGCTGTCGCGCGGCAGCCGTACGGCGCAGCCGCGCCACCGGACGCTGCGCGCGGTCGTCGAGTGGAGCTGGGAGCTGCTCGACGAGCCGGAACGCGCGCTCGCGCGGCGGCTGACGGTCTTCGCGGGCGGCGCGACGCTGGAGGCGGCCGAGCGGGTGTGCGGCCTGCCCGACACCGACGGCGTGCTCGCCTCGCTGGTGGACAAGTCCCTCGTCGAGGTGGTGGACGACCGCTACCGGATGCTGGAGACGATCCGCGCGTTCTGCGCCGAACGGCTGGCCGAGGCCGGTGAGAGCGAGTCCACGCGGCGGGCTCACCTCGCGTACTTCCTGGACCTGGCCGCCACGGCGGACCCGCACCTGCGCGGGCCGGACCAGGTCGAGTGGCTGCGCAGGCTGGACGGCGAGCGCGACAACCTGCAGGCCGCCCTGCGCCGCGCCGTACGCGCCGGTGACGTGGCGCCCGCGCTGCGGCTGCTGTCGGCGGTGACCGGCTACTGGCTGCTGCGCGGGCTGCGCGGCGAGGCGGCCCGGCCGGCCGCCGAACTGCTGGGCGGGATCGGCGGCACGCCCCCCGAGGGGCTGGAGGAGGAGCACGTCGTGTGCGCCTGCCTCGTGGCCTGGGGCGGGACGGGCGGGCCCGCCGTGGACGGGCTCGTGGCCGAGGTCGTCCGGCGGACCTACGTCCTGCCCATGCCGCCCCGCCAGCCGTTCCTGCTGGTGCTGCAGGCGATGATCAGCGGTCCTCCCACGAGAGAGCAACTCCACACGATGGAGGACCTGTTCCGCGTGTTCGACCGCGACCCGTGGACGCGGACGCTGAGCCGCTTCAGCCTCTCCTATCTCAAGGTGTTCGACGGCCGGCTCACGGAGGCCGAGCACGAGCTCACCGGTGCGCTGCGGCAGGCCCGCGCCGTGGGGGACATCTGGCTCCGGGTGCTGGTGCTGTCCGCCATGGCGGACGTCGCCGACCGGAGGGGGGACCACGAACGGGTCGAGGCGCTGACCAACGAGGCGCTCGACCTGGCCGAGCGGCTGGGCGCCGCGTCGGACGTCGCGGAGACCCTCTGCCGGCGCGGCTGGGCGCGGATGCGCTCCGGACTCGCGGACGCCGCGAAATCCGACTTCGAGCGCGGCGCCGAGCTGTCGCGGCGGACCGGCGCCCCGGAGACCCTCGCGGCGGCGCTCCTCGGGCTCGGCGAGCTCGCCCGGCTGGCGGGCGACGTGACCGGGGCCCGGCGCCGCTACGAGGCGGCCCTGGCGGAGTGCACGAGCGCGTGGTTCAGCGTGGAGGAGACCCGCTCGCGCGTCTACCTGGCGCTGGGCTGGGCCGCGCAGATGTCGGGCGCCGCCGCCGAGGCGCTGGCGTGGCACCGGCGCGCCCTCACCACCGTGCCCGGCACCCGCAGCCTCGGGATGACCGCCGCGGTCGCGGAGGGGGTCGCCGGCGTCGCGCTGCTGGAAGGAGACCGCGGGCGGGCGGCCTGGCTGCTGGGCGTGGCCGCCGCCCTGCGCGGCGCACCCGCCGCCGGCGACCCGGACGTCGCCCGGATCGAGGCGGGCTGCCGGACCGTCCTCGGCGGTGACGCCTTCGACCGGGCGTACGCCCAGGGCATGGTCTACGCACAGGAGCGGGTGCCGGTCGCGGGGGGCATCACGGGGAGCACGGACGACGCGGCGCTGACCATCGTCGAAGGGCACCTGTCAGCGCTCGGTGGGTGA
- a CDS encoding NAD-dependent epimerase/dehydratase family protein, with the protein MRILMTGAAGGVGTLLRPRLAGEGRVLRLLDVVPLEAGPGEEAVTADITDPEAMDAAMDGVDAVLHLGGHSLEQPWADILQVNINGTYVVLEAARRAAVRHVVLASSNHAVGFFPRDAGEAPDYLFPRPDTFYGVSKVTKEALGSLYHDRYGMHVTCLRIGSCFERPRDVRMLSTWLSPDDCARLAEASLAAEGFHVVWGVSANTRRWWSLEEGRAIGYEPKDDAEIYADKLIAEHGEPDLGELPHSLVGGAFCGPRYDVENLASGG; encoded by the coding sequence ATGCGAATTCTCATGACCGGCGCGGCGGGCGGCGTCGGCACCCTGCTGCGACCCCGGTTGGCCGGGGAAGGGCGCGTGCTGCGCCTGCTCGACGTCGTCCCGCTGGAGGCGGGGCCGGGTGAGGAGGCGGTGACCGCCGACATCACCGACCCGGAGGCGATGGACGCGGCGATGGACGGCGTGGACGCGGTGCTGCACCTGGGCGGCCACAGCCTCGAACAGCCGTGGGCGGACATCCTGCAGGTCAACATCAACGGCACCTACGTGGTGCTGGAGGCCGCGCGGCGGGCCGCGGTGCGCCACGTCGTGCTGGCCAGCAGCAACCACGCGGTCGGGTTCTTCCCGCGCGACGCGGGCGAGGCCCCCGACTACCTGTTCCCGCGCCCGGACACCTTCTACGGCGTGAGCAAGGTGACCAAGGAGGCGCTCGGCTCGCTCTACCACGACCGGTACGGCATGCACGTGACCTGCCTGCGGATCGGCTCGTGCTTCGAGCGGCCCAGGGACGTGCGCATGCTGTCGACCTGGCTGTCGCCGGACGACTGCGCGCGGCTGGCCGAGGCGTCGCTCGCGGCGGAGGGCTTCCACGTGGTGTGGGGGGTCTCGGCCAACACGCGCCGCTGGTGGTCACTCGAAGAGGGCCGGGCCATCGGCTACGAGCCCAAGGACGACGCGGAAATCTACGCCGATAAGCTCATCGCCGAGCACGGCGAGCCCGATCTCGGGGAGCTGCCGCACTCGCTGGTCGGGGGAGCCTTCTGCGGCCCCCGCTACGACGTCGAGAATCTCGCATCGGGGGGCTGA
- a CDS encoding 5-dehydro-4-deoxyglucarate dehydratase, giving the protein MQLDGVLFFPVTPFGPDGELAEDVLATHVTRGVTEGAGGVFAACGTGEFNALGIDEYARVVRIAVESAAGRVPVLSGAGGSLPFARECARRAAEAGADGLLLLPPYLVSAPAEGLVRYVREVAAATDLPIIVYQRANARFTAAAAAALTEIPTVAGFKDGLGDIDAMQRIVLAVREATDRDFTFFNGLPTAEMTVAAYRGIGVSLYSSAVFCFLPEVALAFHKAVTAGDDDMVRRLLGGFYRPLVELRDLVPGYAVSLVKAGVALRGLDVGRVRPPLVDAAPEHVARLDKLIATGLELVG; this is encoded by the coding sequence ATGCAGCTCGACGGCGTTCTCTTCTTTCCGGTCACACCGTTCGGCCCGGACGGTGAGCTGGCCGAGGACGTGCTGGCCACGCACGTGACGCGCGGTGTCACCGAGGGTGCGGGCGGAGTGTTCGCCGCCTGCGGCACCGGCGAGTTCAACGCGCTGGGCATCGACGAGTACGCGCGGGTGGTGCGCATCGCCGTCGAGTCGGCGGCCGGACGGGTTCCCGTCCTGTCCGGCGCCGGCGGCTCGCTCCCGTTCGCCCGCGAGTGCGCGCGCAGGGCCGCGGAGGCGGGCGCGGACGGCCTGCTGCTGCTGCCGCCGTACCTGGTGAGCGCGCCCGCGGAAGGGCTGGTGCGCTACGTCCGCGAGGTCGCGGCCGCCACCGACCTGCCGATCATCGTCTACCAGCGGGCCAACGCCCGTTTCACGGCCGCCGCCGCGGCGGCGCTGACCGAGATCCCCACCGTCGCGGGGTTCAAGGACGGTCTCGGCGACATCGACGCCATGCAGCGGATCGTCCTCGCCGTCCGGGAGGCGACCGACCGCGACTTCACGTTCTTCAACGGGCTGCCGACCGCCGAGATGACCGTGGCCGCCTATCGGGGCATCGGCGTCAGCCTGTACTCCTCCGCCGTGTTCTGCTTCCTGCCCGAGGTGGCCCTGGCCTTTCACAAGGCCGTGACCGCCGGGGACGACGACATGGTGCGACGCCTGCTCGGCGGCTTCTACCGGCCCCTGGTCGAGCTGCGCGACCTCGTGCCCGGCTACGCCGTCTCGCTCGTCAAGGCGGGCGTCGCCCTGCGCGGCCTCGACGTGGGCCGGGTCCGGCCACCGCTCGTCGACGCGGCCCCCGAGCACGTCGCCCGGCTGGACAAGCTCATCGCGACCGGACTGGAGCTGGTGGGATGA